The following are encoded in a window of Solibacillus sp. FSL R7-0668 genomic DNA:
- a CDS encoding iron-containing alcohol dehydrogenase produces the protein MAEKITFAPISYTGWGSLAHLLDEVQRFEAKKVLVVTDPFLKDIGMTNKVVTPLNEAGIEVEVYTEVVPEPPLAVGEKLVSYTRENAFDLVIGLGGGSALDLAKLAGTLATHEGNVADYLNLTGSKKVSKKGLPTILITTTSGTGSEITNISVLSLETTKDVVAHDYLLADVAIVDPELTISVPPKVTAATGVDALTHAVEAYISKNASPVSDALALQAIRLISGSLRTAVFEGTNKQARTDMSYGSYLAGLAFFNAGVAGVHALAYPLGGQFHIAHGDSNAVLLPYVMGYIRNSCEKRMKDIYDAMGFSSANLSQEEASYKCVAELKRLVEDVNIPSTLKGFNITEDALESLTNDAIEQKRILARSPLPLLKEDIAKIYRAAFDGEIVQP, from the coding sequence ATGGCTGAAAAAATTACATTCGCGCCCATTAGCTACACTGGCTGGGGTTCACTCGCGCATTTATTAGATGAAGTACAACGCTTTGAAGCAAAAAAAGTATTAGTTGTAACTGATCCTTTTTTAAAAGATATTGGTATGACTAATAAAGTTGTAACACCTTTAAATGAAGCTGGAATTGAAGTTGAAGTATATACAGAGGTAGTACCTGAGCCGCCATTAGCTGTTGGAGAAAAGCTTGTTTCTTATACACGTGAAAATGCATTTGATTTAGTAATCGGCTTAGGGGGGGGGAGTGCGCTAGATTTAGCTAAGCTTGCAGGTACACTTGCAACACATGAAGGAAATGTAGCGGATTATTTAAACTTAACAGGCTCAAAAAAAGTTTCTAAAAAAGGCTTACCAACGATCTTGATTACAACAACATCAGGCACAGGCTCAGAGATTACGAATATTTCTGTACTGTCACTGGAAACAACAAAAGATGTCGTTGCACATGACTATTTACTAGCAGATGTAGCGATTGTTGATCCGGAGTTAACGATTTCTGTACCACCAAAAGTAACGGCTGCAACAGGAGTAGATGCATTGACACACGCAGTGGAGGCATATATTTCAAAAAATGCTAGCCCTGTTTCGGATGCATTAGCTTTACAGGCAATTCGTTTAATTAGTGGCTCGTTACGCACTGCAGTATTTGAAGGCACAAACAAACAAGCTCGTACAGATATGAGCTATGGAAGTTATTTAGCGGGTCTTGCCTTTTTCAATGCAGGGGTAGCAGGTGTACATGCATTGGCATATCCACTTGGAGGACAGTTCCATATCGCGCATGGGGATTCGAATGCAGTATTGCTTCCATATGTGATGGGCTATATTCGAAATAGCTGTGAAAAGCGTATGAAGGATATATATGATGCAATGGGCTTCAGCTCAGCGAATTTATCGCAGGAGGAAGCTTCGTATAAATGTGTGGCTGAACTTAAACGTTTAGTGGAGGACGTCAATATTCCATCTACATTAAAAGGGTTTAATATTACAGAGGATGCGTTAGAGAGCTTAACTAACGATGCGATAGAGCAAAAGCGTATTTTAGCCCGCAGTCCATTACCATTATTAAAAGAGGACATCGCAAAAATTTATCGTGCAGCCTTTGACGGAGAAATTGTTCAGCCTTAA